AAATTAAAAGAATATCATTCTAATATTCATATCTCAGTACAAACATATATAAACGAAGATGTAAAAGAGAAACCTTCTATAAACTTAAATGAATTAGCGATAAATATTGAAAATACAACTCAGCATATTTTTGATTATTTGAATATTGTTAAAAAGAATGTGTGTGTAGGATAAAATGAAAAATAAGATAATTAAATAATTTGTATGATAGTAGATGAGATGTTATAGGTAGTTTCTTGTTTTAATTAGTAGAGCTAAAAGAACATAAATTAAAAAAAAGGGAAAAAATGTTAAATAAAATCGATTTTAATGTAAATTTTAGGAGGAAGTTTGTGAACAAATTAACAGTAAAACAGAAGATTTTGGTTTTATCAGGTGTGTTATTAGCATTATTTTTAATCTATGCAATAATATCTATTAGAGCATTTACAATAATAGTAGATGATTCAGAACATGTTGAAAAAAAGAGTGTACCTGAGATTATACATTTTGCTTCATTTGAAAAATATGTGCTAGATATGCAGATTGGAATATCAAATGCTATTATAGAGAATGAACCAAAAAAAATTGAGAGTGCAAAAAAGTATTTAGATAAAGCATTAGGTGAAATAAAAACTTTAAAAAATCTTTTTAGTGATGCTAAAACATTGCAAACTTTAGATAAGTTTGAAAAAGAAGTAGAAAGCTTGTTTAAAGAGGGTGAAAGTTTAGCAAAAAAGTTAATTAATATTGAAAATAGAAATGAACAAACGATAGCTAGTATTGAAAAATATGAAGAACACCTATATAGTTTGGAAAAAGAGCTAGAAGAAGAAATAAATAAAGTAGAAGAAATTATAAAACAAAATATGGAAGATATTGTTAGTTTATCACAAAACTCTTTGTATGAAGCAATAGTTATTTTACTTTTAGGTTTTGTAATAGGGATAGTATTGAGTTTTGTACTTATTAATTCAATAAATAAGTCTTTAAATAACTTCAAAGAAGGTTTATTATCATTTTTTTCATATTTGAATAGAGAATCATCAACTGTATCAATGTTAAATGATAGTTCAAATGATGAGTTTGGAGAGATGGCAAAAGTAGTAAATCAAAATATAGAAAAAACAAAAAAAGGTATAGAAGAAGATAGAAGATTAATTGATGAAACTATTACTGTTTTAGGAGAGTTTGAGCAAGGAGATTTGTGTCAAAGATTAAATATTACTGTATCTAATCCAGCATTGATGCAATTAAAAGATGTATTAAATAATATGGCAAACAATCTTGAAAATAATATTGATAATGTATTGAATATTTTAGAAGAGTATTCAAATTATCATTATCTTAAAAAAATACCAACAAAAGATATAAAAGAACATTTATTAAAACTAGCAAATGGTGTAAATACTTTAGGTGATTCAATAACACAAATGCTAATAGAAAATAAATCAAATGGATTAACATTAGATGAAAGTTCAAATATTTTATTAGCAAATGTTGATAGATTAAATATTAGTTCAAATGAAGCAGCAGCAAGCCTTGAAGAAACCGCAGCAGCGCTTGAACAAATTACTTCAAATATTAGAAACAATACTGAAAATATTCAAAAAATGGCAAGTTATTCAAATAGTGTAACAAAATCAGCAAATGATGGTGAAAAATTAGCAAATCAAACAACTGTTGCAATGGAAGAGATAAATATACAAGTTAATTCTATAAATGAAGCAATTACTGTAATTGACCAAATAGCATTCCAAACAAATATTCTTTCTTTAAATGCAGCAGTTGAAGCAGCAACTGCTGGAGAAGCTGGAAAAGGATTTGCTGTAGTTGCACAAGAGGTAAGAAATCTAGCTTCACGAAGTGCAGAAGCTGCTAAAGAGATAAAAACTATAGTAGAAAATGCAACTAAAAAAGCAAATGATGGAAAAGAGATAGCAAGTCATATGATAGAGGGTTATAAAGAGTTAAATCAAAATATCACAAATACAATAAATTTAATTCAAGATATAGAAATGTCAAGTAAAGAGCAATTAAGTGGTATAGAACAAATCAATGATGCTGTAAATCAATTAGATCAACAAACACAACAAAATGCAGCTGTAGCATCACAAACACACGATGTAGCAGTATTAACAGATGAAATAGCAAAATTAGTTGTGAGCAATGCTGATGCTAAAGAGTTTAGTGGGAAAGATACTGTAAAAGCTAAAGCTATAAACGTAAAACATGACTCTTCTTATGATATTAAAACAAATCAAGTTATTCATAAAAAAATAAATTTTTCAAAACCTACAGTAGATACAAAAAAAGTTGTAACAGCTAAAAAAGAAGAATTACATACTGAGGATGAATGGGAAAGCTTTTAAGCTTTTTCATTATTTTTAGAAAATGACTTGTCCAAATAGAATAAAACCTAAATTATTAAGAGATATAAAAACTGAAGCTCTTTTAGTGTTCATAAGAACTACATTAGAACAGTATTTTCATCAAATAGATAATAATGGATACTATTTTAAGTTAGGTAATGAAGAAGATAATACCATTGTATACTCTGCATTAAAAGAGTTATTGGGAGAACTTCAAGATACAGTTATAAACTCAACGTATCTTAGGAGTTTGATAGAAAATGCTAATAAAAATGCTACTTTGAAAATATTGGCAAAAAAAGAAGAACCTCTTATGGTTTATTATGATACTTTGATAAAAACAATAGAAACTTTATTACCAAATGGAAGTTTTTGGATACCGGAATTAGTTGTAATTTGCCTTTTAAGTGAATGGATAATAGAAGAAGAAAAAACTGCATATTTTTATCCATATTTGAAAAAAATAGATTATTTAAGTTTGATAAATAGATATGACAATACAAAAAAAGATTTAGAAAATGACAAAAAAGAGATAATTATGAATATGTATAAAATCTCTTCTAAATTAATAGAAAAATTAAAAAAAGCAGAATATAAAATTAATACAACTAGAAAAAAAAGTAAAAGAAGGAAATAGATGATTAATTCTAATGTTACAGTTGAATTACAAAAATTAGAAAAACTTTTAAATAAAGTAGGTGATTTAGTAATAACAAACTCTATGATGTCCCAAAGTATAGATAATTTGCCATATAGTGAAGAAAAAAAGAATCTTCTTGAAAAAATAAACATATTTCAAAGACATATTGTTGAACTACAAGAGTATGCTACAGATATAAGAATGATTAAATTTGAAAGTATGTATGGAATATACAATGATATTATTTTAGAATTAATGCCTAAAAATAAATCTATAAAGTTAGAGATTTTAGGTGGAAATACAAAAGTTGATAAATCACTAATAGAACAATTGGATTCATCTATAAAAACCTTAATCACAAACTCAGTTTTATATGGAATTGAAGAAACTCAAGAAAGAATTAATAAAAATAAACCTATTGAATCAACAATAAAAATCATAGCTCAACAATTAAACGGTCAAATTTCTTTTAGTATAGAAAACGATGGAAAAGGTTTAAATAAAGAAGAAATAACTGAAGATTATATCTTAGAAAATCAAGAAGATAGTCAATTAAAAGGTATAGAAAAAATTAAAGAAATTATTGAAAGACTTAATGGAAATATAGAAATCCAAAGTGAATTAATAGATGGTTTTTCTTTTACTATGACTCTTCCTTTAACTCACTCTATTTTAGAAGGTTTAAATATAAAAATAGGAAATAATATCTTTATTTTGCCAACATCTTCTATTGTTGAATCAATACAACCAACAAATGAAATGATTAAGTTAGTTGGAGATGGAAGTACTCCTTTATTAATGTTAAGAGATGAGTTTATTCCCATTATAAAATTGCATGAACATTTTCATATAGAATCGAAAAATCAAATATTAGAAGATGGCATATTGATAATTGTTAAATCAGGAATTCAAAAAGCAGCTTTATTTATTGATGAATTTTTGCAACAACAGCAAATTGTAGTAAAAGCGATTGAAACAAATTTTAGAAAAGTGGATAGTGTAGCAGGTGCAACTGTTAGGGGAGATGGTAGTATTGGCATCATAATTGATGTTAAAAGTATTTTAGAAAAATAGTAAAAGGCTAGTATTATGTTTGAAATAATAACAAAAAAGATAAGCAATAAAATTATAGTGGCGTTATTTCTACTTATGTCACTAAGTAGCTTAACAGTTATATTTGTAACAACTTCCAAAGTAACTGAAGATTTAATTGTAAAAACAAAAGAAAACTTAGAGATGTTAAATGCGGCAATGTTTCAAAGTCTTAGAAATGCAATGAACACAGGAGATCCAGTTCAAATTGCAAAAGCAGAAGAAGACGCTAGACAAATAAATGGTGTAAAAAATCTAACTGTTGCAAAAAGTAAAGCCTTAATGGAGCTTTATCCTTCAAACGTTCCTTATACAACTGATGAAAAAGTTCTTGCAACATTTGAATCTAAAAAACCTCTTTTATTACAAACTGATGATGAAAATGGTCATAATCTAAGAATGGTGAAACCAATGATTGCAACACAAGAGTGTTTAATGTGTCATGCAAATCAAAATGAAGGTGATGTAATAGGAGTTATGGATTTAACTTTCTCATTGGAAGAATCAGATAGTAAAATAAAAAGTTTATTAACTGAAATCTCAATAATTTCAGTTATTTTGTCACTTATAACTATTGCCTTAATTTTATTTATAGTAAAAAAAGCAACAAATCCTATTGGAAAATTAAAAGAGGGATTTGAAAATTTACTTAATTCAAACGATACTAACATCACATTAAAAATTGATTCACAAGATGAAATTGGAGAAGTTGCAAATCTATTTAACTCTTATATGAATAAAGTAAGAGATGGTTTAAAACAGGATGAAAAAGTGATTGAAGAAGCAAGTGATGTTTTAGAAAAAACAGCAAATGGTTTCTTTGTTTATAAAGTAAATGGAACAGCTTCTAATCCTCATGTTGAAGATTTAAAAAATAAATTAAATTCAATGATTTTAAAAACAAATGAAACAGTTAATAAAATAAATGAAGCTTTAAGATATTACTCTGAATCAAAATATAATTTTGTAATCAATGATGATGGAATTTATGGAAACTTAGGTTCATTAACTTCAGGAATAAAACTTGTAGGAAATAATACTTCTGAAATTTTAGCAATGGTTATGAACACAGGAAATGCCTTAAATGAAAGTACAAAAACACTTTCTGGTGCTTCAAATAATCTTTCAACTTCTTCAAATCAACAAGCTGCTTCATTAGAAGAGACAGCTGCTGCTTTAGAAGAGATAACAGCAACAATTCAAGCAAATACACAAGCAACAGTTGAAATGGCTCAATTAGCACAAAATGTAACTAAGTCTGCTAAAAATGGACAAGAATTAGCAAATTTGACAGCTTCTTCAATGGATGAAATAAATAAAGAAGTAAGTTCAATCAATGAAGCAATTGAAGTAATTGACCAAATTGCATTCCAAACAAATATTCTATCTTTAAACGCAGCTGTTGAAGCAGCAACTGCTGGAGAAGCTGGAAAAGGATTTGCAGTTGTTGCTCAAGAGGTAAGAAACTTAGCAAATAGAAGTGCAGAAGCTGCAAGAGAAATTAAAAATATCGTTGAATTAGCAAGTAAAAAAGCTAAAGAAGGTAAAGATATCTCTGATAATATGATAAATGGTTATAAAGAGTTAAATGAAAATATCTCAAATACAATTGTAACAATAGATAAAGTAGCAAGTGCTTCAAAAGAACAAGAAAGAGGTATTATTCAAATTAATGATGCAATAAATATGCTTGACCAAGCAACACAAAAAAATGCACAAGTTGCTGATCAAATATCAACAATGGCATCAAATATTTCAGCTATGTCAAACTCATTAGTAACTGCGGCTGCAAGAGCATCATTCTTAGAAGACTCTTTAGATAAAGTTTGTGATGTAGATTTAGTTTATGATACAGCATTGTTAAAAGTCGACTTATTAAATACAAAAGATAAAGTTTATGGGAAACTTGGAGATTATAAATCATTTAAAATTGAAGAAAATCAAACATTAAAACAATGGAGTGAAAAACATATTAATTCAGGGAAAAGAGTTGATATGACTATTATGAAAAATATAGAAGAATTAAATAATAAATTCCATCATAATCTACAAGAATTAGTAAATGCGAATTCAAATAAAGAGAAAAATGAAGAGCTAAATAAAAGAGCTAAAGAGGTTGAAATGGATGCTTTAAGAATCTTTGGTAATCTAAATAATGTAAAGAAAAACTGCATATAAAAATTTTTTATGAGAGGAAAATGAGTTATGGATTATTCTATTTTAGAAAAATATGGTAAAAAAATTTCTGTATTATTTGTTGAAGATGATGAAGAAGTCAGAAAACAATTAGGTTTCTTATTAAATGATATATTTTATAAAGTAGATATTGCTGTAAACGGTTTAGATGGATTAAAAAAATATACAGAATATTATGATAAAAACAAAAAATATTACGACTTAATAATTACTGATATAGATATGCCTTTAATGAATGGAATTGAGCTTATACATGAGATATTTTATAAATATTGTAAACAAAAGATTATAGTTCTAAGCGCTCATAATGATTCTAAATATCTTATGGAATTGATAAATACTGATATTTATCATTACGTTTTAAAAACTTTTTCATCAGAAGAACTTCTCTCTCTTTTTTGTAAAGTTACAAAAGAAATTTATGAAAAAGAGAATTTTATAAATATTGAAAAAAATTCAATTATTAAGCTTTCAGAAGATTTATTTTGGAATTCTACTTTAAAACAAATTTATTATAAAAATGAAATTTTTAAATTAACAAAAAAAGAGTTTTTATTGTTAGAATTGCTTCTTACATGTACTGATAAAGTATATACTATTAATGAAATAATAGAATATATATGGAAAGATGAACCTCTTAAAAATCCAGATATTTCTAATCTAAAAAATTTAATATCTAGACTTAAAAGAAGATTACCTTCTTTAAATATAGACAATTTTTATGGAGTTGGATATAAGATTAGTTTTTAGAAATAATTATTTTTATAATTTTTTATAAAAATAATTATGGAGAAAGCTAAAATGACATAATTAGTATGAGAAATGTGTAAGTGTGAATTTATTTGCTTAGATGAATACATTTAAAAATAAAAGATTATAGAAAACATGTTAGCAAAATTGTTTACATAGTTTTAAATATAAATATTAAGTTGATATATGGAAAATAATGTTTTAAAAATAATTGAAGAATCAGGTTCTAAAGGACCTAAATATGAAAGTTTGGTAAAAATATTTAAATTATATGAGCAATTACAATATGCAACAAATATTAAACATATAGCACATGATATTTACTATTGGTTAAATAGAGAATTTAAAATTGATAATATGGTTTTTACTCTTTTTAATATAAATAAAAATGAAAAAGAAGATATTTATATTGAAGGAGAACATTTTTATTTAGATGATGAATTTTCAAATTTTTTTATAATTAATACAGATACAAGTATAAACGCAACTGTTTCATTTAGAGCTATTTCTAAGGTGCATAATAAAATTATTCAAGATCAATTTTATATTATTGATGCAGCCTTTCATTTAATATCACCAATTATTCAAAATGGTATTTTAAAGAAAAATTATATTGAGTCTTCATCAATTGATTCTGTAACAAATGTATATAATAGAAGTTATTTAGTAGAACATTTAAATAAACACTTATCTCTTACAAGAAATAAACAATCACAAATATATTTTTTAATGGTAGGAATTGACCATTTCAAGGCTGTTATAGATGAATTTAATCATGATATTGGAGATATTGTATTAATTGAATTAGCGAAAGTAATATATTCTAATATTTCAGAATTTGATATTATAGGAAGATTAACTGGTGATGAATTTTTAATTTCACTATTTAGTGCAGAATATGAATATGAAGTTAATTCAATTGCACATAAAATTATTGCAGATTTTGCACAAACAGAAATAATAGTAGATGAGAAAACTAATCAAATTCTAAAAAAAACAATTTGTATAGGTATAGATAAACACTTAATTTGTGATGAAAAAGATATTAGTGAAACAATTAAAAATGCAGATATAGCACTTTATGAAGCAAAAAATAAAGGTCGAAGTAGTTTGTTTAACTATAAAGATTTAAGAATAGAAGATACCATAGATTTATTTTAATTAGATTAATAAAATATTTAAATTTTAGAAAATTATTTTTAAACATCTGTTTTCCGACACCTTTTCTCTAAATCAAAAAAACTTCCAAAAAATACCTAAATAATATGCGATAAATACTATCGGATTGTGATACAATACGAAAACTATATCAAAGAGGTTTTTCGTATGTTAATAGGTTATGTTAGAGTTTCAACTGATGATCAAAATCTAAATTTGCAAAAAGATGCATTAATTAAATATGGTCTTGATGAAAGAAATATATTTTCTGATAAAACATCTGGTTCAAAAGATAAAAGAGTTGGACTTGATAAAGCAATAGAGTTTTTAAAAGATGGTGATACTTTAGTTGTTTGGAAACTAGATCGTTTAGGAAGAAGTTTAGCTCATTTAATTGATGTTATTACTAATCTAAAAAATAGAAATGTTTCTTTTGTATCTATTACTGAAGGTATGGATACAACAACAGCTTCAGGTGAACTATTCTTTCATATCTTTGGAGCATTAGCTCAATTTGAAAGATCTTTAATTCAAGAAAGAGTAAAAGCTGGACTTGAATCTGCAAAACTAAGAGGTATTAGAGGTGGACGACCAAGAGCTATTGATGATGAAAAAATGATAGCTATTAAAAAAGCTTTAGAAGATGGAATGAGTAAAGCTGCTGTTTGTAGAACATTTGGAATTAAACGAAGTACTTTGATTGATAGCTTGAATAGAAGTTAGAAATTTCACAATAATGTTTCCACCTGTTTCACTTTTATGTTTCCACTTTTTGAGGAATTAGTGAAATGATTTTAAATTTTTAGTTGGCGAATAAGTTTTAAGATATAAGCTACCTTAAAAAATCTTTCAATTTGCAAGATAATTCATTGTTAGAAAAAAAACTAATTATAATTCTTCTATAAATTTATAAAAAGAAGAAGAATGAAAATACATTTAGACTTAGATTGCTACTTCGTTTCAGCGGAGCGAACAAGATACCCATTTTTAAAAGGTAAAAATATCGTGATTGCAAAAGGTAGTGATAATAAAATATTTTCAAATGATAAAAAAGAGGGAATGGTATTAGGTGATACTGGAGCTTTTAATTCTCTTTTGGAATTTAAAAATAATTATGATGAAAAAAACATATTAGAAGCTTGGAAAAAAGAATTTTTAGATAGTGATGGAAGAGTAAGAGGTATTGTAATTACTAAAAGCTATGAGTGTAAACCTTATGGGATAAAAACAGGAGCATCATTAAAAGAGGCTTTCTCATTATGCCCAAACTTAGTTGTAATACCAAGTGACCACTATTTTTATCAAGAACTATCTCAAAAATTAAAAGCATATTTAGAGTTAAAAATTCCACTACTTGAGCAATATAGTATAGATGAATGGTTTGGTGATTTAGATGGTTATATCAAAGATGAAGATACCCTAGAATTCATAACTGAACTAAGAGATGATATTTTAAAAAAGTTTAATTTACCAATAACTATTGGTGCATCTAAAAGTAAATGGATAGCAAAACTATTAACAGATAGAATCAAACCTTTTGGAGTATTTGCACTTCCAAATGATAAAGTTTTAGAATATACAAAAGATATAAGTATAAATGACTTCCCTGGTATTGGAAAAGTAATTGCTAAAAAGCTACAAGATTATCGAGTCAAAACATTAGGTGAATTGAGAAATAGACCTACATTATTGAATGAATATGGAAAAACTGGAAAAGATTTATATAATAAGATTTGTGGCATTGATAATGAAAATGTTGTACCCAATAATGATAGAAAAGGTATTGGTATAAGTAGAAACTTCAAAGCCATCCAAGATAGGAATGAGATATATAGAAGAACTTTAATATTAGCTAGATATTTAAGTCATACTATCTCTAAATTAAAATTAAATCCAACCACTTTTTATTTTAAAATAAAATATGAATATGGGATAAAGAACTCCCAATCTTGAATTTTTTGACTGAAAATTGACCCACTATTTTGAAAACTTTTGACCCACCTGTAAACTAAAAAAACATACTCTTTTCTCATAAAAATAATAATTATGAAGAAAGGTAAAAGGAGATGATTAGTATGGAGGATTGGGTAACTATTCGTAATCTAAAAAAGAAAGATCCAAACTTAGGGACAAGAACCATTGCTTTAATGTTAGGTATTAGTAGAAATACTGTAAAAAAAGCATTAGCAAGTGATGAATTACCTTTATATAACAGAGGTGAGAAAAAGATAAATGAAGCAGTTGAACCATTTATTGATTTTATCAAAGAGTCATTTTTAAAGAAAAATTTAAAAGCTAGTAGAATTTTAAAAGATATAAAATCAAAAGGATATAGAGGAAGTCAATATGCTTTATATGCTTACATAAGAGAAATTTTAAAACCAATAGCAAACGATGTAAGTAAAAATTCACCTCATGCTTACATGAGATATGAAACAAAACCAGCTGAACAGATGCAATATGATTGGAGTCCATATACAGTTACTATTGGGGAAAATCTTGTAAAAATAAATATACATCAAACAATCTTAGGATTTAGTAGATATAAATTTTATGATGTAAGTTTAAATGTATCAGGAAGTGATGTATATACAGCATTAGAAGAGAGTTTTATCTTCTTTGGTGGAGTTTGTGAGAGAATACAAGTTGATAATGCAACAGTATTTATAACAAATGCTTCTAAAGATAATCTAATTTGGAATCCAAGATTCTTGTCATTGTGTGGATTATATGGAATAAAACCAACACGAAGTATGCCATCACATCCATGGAGTAAAGGTAAAGTTGAATCACCTTTTAGTTATCTTGAAACACATTTTATATCTGGAAATGAGTTTAAAAGCTTTGAAGATCTAAGAGAACGATTAAAACAATTCCAAGATGAGCATAATCTTGAAATTCATGGAACAACTAAACAAATTTCAAAAATACTCTTTGAAAAAGAGGAACAAAGTTTTTTAAAACCACTACCAATAAATCCAATAACTGGGGAATTAAAACGATATGTTGGATTTAAAGAAGAGTTTAGAAAGGCAAATTCTGAATGTTTAGTCTCTTACAAAGGTAATAAATATTCAGTTCCACATTACTTTGCAAGTAAAGAGGTGTGGTTAAGAGTATTATATGGAACAACTTTGCAAATATACTCAAGTAAAAATAAACTAATAGCAACTCATACAATTAGCCTTAAAAAAGGTGAAGTCCTTGTTAATAAAGAGCATTTCTTTGGATATAGAAAAGAGAGTCAGTTTGATTCAATAGCCATTTCAATATCAAGACTTATAAAAAGATTTGCTAACTACATAAATATTCA
The genomic region above belongs to Arcobacter ellisii and contains:
- a CDS encoding recombinase family protein encodes the protein MLIGYVRVSTDDQNLNLQKDALIKYGLDERNIFSDKTSGSKDKRVGLDKAIEFLKDGDTLVVWKLDRLGRSLAHLIDVITNLKNRNVSFVSITEGMDTTTASGELFFHIFGALAQFERSLIQERVKAGLESAKLRGIRGGRPRAIDDEKMIAIKKALEDGMSKAAVCRTFGIKRSTLIDSLNRS
- a CDS encoding methyl-accepting chemotaxis protein, with the translated sequence MFEIITKKISNKIIVALFLLMSLSSLTVIFVTTSKVTEDLIVKTKENLEMLNAAMFQSLRNAMNTGDPVQIAKAEEDARQINGVKNLTVAKSKALMELYPSNVPYTTDEKVLATFESKKPLLLQTDDENGHNLRMVKPMIATQECLMCHANQNEGDVIGVMDLTFSLEESDSKIKSLLTEISIISVILSLITIALILFIVKKATNPIGKLKEGFENLLNSNDTNITLKIDSQDEIGEVANLFNSYMNKVRDGLKQDEKVIEEASDVLEKTANGFFVYKVNGTASNPHVEDLKNKLNSMILKTNETVNKINEALRYYSESKYNFVINDDGIYGNLGSLTSGIKLVGNNTSEILAMVMNTGNALNESTKTLSGASNNLSTSSNQQAASLEETAAALEEITATIQANTQATVEMAQLAQNVTKSAKNGQELANLTASSMDEINKEVSSINEAIEVIDQIAFQTNILSLNAAVEAATAGEAGKGFAVVAQEVRNLANRSAEAAREIKNIVELASKKAKEGKDISDNMINGYKELNENISNTIVTIDKVASASKEQERGIIQINDAINMLDQATQKNAQVADQISTMASNISAMSNSLVTAAARASFLEDSLDKVCDVDLVYDTALLKVDLLNTKDKVYGKLGDYKSFKIEENQTLKQWSEKHINSGKRVDMTIMKNIEELNNKFHHNLQELVNANSNKEKNEELNKRAKEVEMDALRIFGNLNNVKKNCI
- a CDS encoding response regulator transcription factor; its protein translation is MDYSILEKYGKKISVLFVEDDEEVRKQLGFLLNDIFYKVDIAVNGLDGLKKYTEYYDKNKKYYDLIITDIDMPLMNGIELIHEIFYKYCKQKIIVLSAHNDSKYLMELINTDIYHYVLKTFSSEELLSLFCKVTKEIYEKENFINIEKNSIIKLSEDLFWNSTLKQIYYKNEIFKLTKKEFLLLELLLTCTDKVYTINEIIEYIWKDEPLKNPDISNLKNLISRLKRRLPSLNIDNFYGVGYKISF
- a CDS encoding chemotaxis protein CheA, which produces MINSNVTVELQKLEKLLNKVGDLVITNSMMSQSIDNLPYSEEKKNLLEKINIFQRHIVELQEYATDIRMIKFESMYGIYNDIILELMPKNKSIKLEILGGNTKVDKSLIEQLDSSIKTLITNSVLYGIEETQERINKNKPIESTIKIIAQQLNGQISFSIENDGKGLNKEEITEDYILENQEDSQLKGIEKIKEIIERLNGNIEIQSELIDGFSFTMTLPLTHSILEGLNIKIGNNIFILPTSSIVESIQPTNEMIKLVGDGSTPLLMLRDEFIPIIKLHEHFHIESKNQILEDGILIIVKSGIQKAALFIDEFLQQQQIVVKAIETNFRKVDSVAGATVRGDGSIGIIIDVKSILEK
- a CDS encoding GGDEF domain-containing protein, which codes for MENNVLKIIEESGSKGPKYESLVKIFKLYEQLQYATNIKHIAHDIYYWLNREFKIDNMVFTLFNINKNEKEDIYIEGEHFYLDDEFSNFFIINTDTSINATVSFRAISKVHNKIIQDQFYIIDAAFHLISPIIQNGILKKNYIESSSIDSVTNVYNRSYLVEHLNKHLSLTRNKQSQIYFLMVGIDHFKAVIDEFNHDIGDIVLIELAKVIYSNISEFDIIGRLTGDEFLISLFSAEYEYEVNSIAHKIIADFAQTEIIVDEKTNQILKKTICIGIDKHLICDEKDISETIKNADIALYEAKNKGRSSLFNYKDLRIEDTIDLF
- a CDS encoding Y-family DNA polymerase, translating into MKIHLDLDCYFVSAERTRYPFLKGKNIVIAKGSDNKIFSNDKKEGMVLGDTGAFNSLLEFKNNYDEKNILEAWKKEFLDSDGRVRGIVITKSYECKPYGIKTGASLKEAFSLCPNLVVIPSDHYFYQELSQKLKAYLELKIPLLEQYSIDEWFGDLDGYIKDEDTLEFITELRDDILKKFNLPITIGASKSKWIAKLLTDRIKPFGVFALPNDKVLEYTKDISINDFPGIGKVIAKKLQDYRVKTLGELRNRPTLLNEYGKTGKDLYNKICGIDNENVVPNNDRKGIGISRNFKAIQDRNEIYRRTLILARYLSHTISKLKLNPTTFYFKIKYEYGIKNSQS
- the istA gene encoding IS21 family transposase, with product MEDWVTIRNLKKKDPNLGTRTIALMLGISRNTVKKALASDELPLYNRGEKKINEAVEPFIDFIKESFLKKNLKASRILKDIKSKGYRGSQYALYAYIREILKPIANDVSKNSPHAYMRYETKPAEQMQYDWSPYTVTIGENLVKINIHQTILGFSRYKFYDVSLNVSGSDVYTALEESFIFFGGVCERIQVDNATVFITNASKDNLIWNPRFLSLCGLYGIKPTRSMPSHPWSKGKVESPFSYLETHFISGNEFKSFEDLRERLKQFQDEHNLEIHGTTKQISKILFEKEEQSFLKPLPINPITGELKRYVGFKEEFRKANSECLVSYKGNKYSVPHYFASKEVWLRVLYGTTLQIYSSKNKLIATHTISLKKGEVLVNKEHFFGYRKESQFDSIAISISRLIKRFANYINIHKFIENIKVQKRISPAYHLYKIANLFEYYDEADCIMAMEEAISLNIYSFSFIKGTITHQTKPKNEQLNLFNIKLPQANIKRDLGDYKL